CGTGGCATTTTGTAATGTCGTCTTCGTCGTTGTAAATTGAAAAACATCGACGGCGCCTCCAATCATAAAGGCTACAGGAACAAAGGCGACAGCGGTCAATATTGCGAAATTTCCAGAAATATTTCGATAAAACTTAGAAGCTTTTTTCATGAAAATTCCAATATAACGTTTAATTCCTAGAATGATTTTACGCATATTCATACGCAAAACTCATTCTTCTTGCTAACGCCCATATTTAATTTGACTTAATTGAAAGTCTATTAATTTTCACGGAAAATTTATTTAAATATTTAAGGAGAAAATTTGGTGGAGCCTAGGGGAATCGAACCCCTGACCTCTTCGCTGCCAGCGAAGCGCTCTCCCAGCTGAGCTAAGGCCCCGACCAAGTCTGGAGCCGCATGGCTCCAGCGTCTTCGTAATGCTGGTAAAACCAACATGACCGTCTTATGACCGCCATATTACAAAATCAAGCACTATGGCAGCCTTAACATCAAATGATGCTAGACATCTTTGTCTTCATCATCAGCATCAACGATTAAATCACTGACATCGTCATCCTCGTCGTCTGTGACAAGAAATGTATCATCGTCATCATCAGCGAGTTTGATTTCAGATTCGTCGTCGTCATCAAGGTCTGGAATGTCGCTGTCACCAGCCACTTCCGCATCAGCATCTTCAAGCGTGACGATTTCTACTGCATCATCTGCGACAACTTCATCATCGTCATCATCATCGGATTCAGCTTTATCTTTTTCAGCAGGTTTATCTTTCTCGCTGGCTTTTGTCGCTTCAGCTTTTTCTGCTTCAAAGAAAGAGAGAGGATAGGATTCACCGGTGTAGGGTGAAATGATGGGGTCTTTGTTCAGATCGTAAAACTTTTTGCCGCTTTCGGGACAAACGCGCTTTGTGCCTGCTTCTGGTGTCGCCACGGGAACCTCTTAAATCTAATAATGACCAAATGTATGGAATTGAGGCTAGTTAAACTGCAAGCGCACG
This is a stretch of genomic DNA from Hyphomicrobiales bacterium. It encodes these proteins:
- a CDS encoding TIGR02300 family protein, giving the protein MATPEAGTKRVCPESGKKFYDLNKDPIISPYTGESYPLSFFEAEKAEATKASEKDKPAEKDKAESDDDDDDEVVADDAVEIVTLEDADAEVAGDSDIPDLDDDDESEIKLADDDDDTFLVTDDEDDDVSDLIVDADDEDKDV